Below is a genomic region from Deltaproteobacteria bacterium.
AGGTTGTAGCGCAAGAACCGGCTGGCTCAGTCCCTCCCTGCTCTCGCTGCTCACTACCGACGGATTTCGTAACATGGCAATGTTTCCCGCGCCGCTGGCGCGCGTCATCCAGGAACTGGTCAAGCTGCCGGGCATCGGCGAGAAGACCGCCACCCGGCTCGCCTTCCACTTGTTGCGCGGCGAACGCGCGCCCGTCGATGTGCTGGCGGCGGCGCTCACCGCGCTGCGTGACGAGATGCGGCTATGCTCGGTTTGTTTTGCGTTCACCGCGCAAGACCCGTGTGCGCTGTGCAGTGATCCGGGGCGCAGCGCCGAGCAGATTTGCGTGGTCCAGGGGCCCGCAGATGTCGTCGCCGTCGACGGCTCCGGGCAGTTTCGCGGCCGCTACCACGTCCTGCACGGCTCGCTGGCGCCGCTCGACGGCATCGGTCCGGAGCAGCTGCGCATCACCGAGCTGTTGCGCCGCTTGCAAGACGGTACGGTGCGTGAGGTGATCTTGGCCACCAACCCCACGGTCGAGGGCGAAGCCACCGCGATGTACCTCGCCCGGCTGATCAAACCGCTGGGCGTGCGCGTCACCCGCATCGCCCACGGCCTGCCGATGGGGGCCGATGTCGAGTACGCGGATACGCAGACGTTGGGCAAAGCGCTGGAGGGACGGCGCGAGATGTGACCGATCGGCTTTGACCTTCCTGCAGATCCTGGTCGGGGTGCTCGCCGCCGTAGCCATCGGGATCTTCGGCACGCTGCTGCTGATATGGCGCCGACTGGTCAAGGTCGAAGCCGACGTGGCGCTGCTGAGCAGTCAGTTCGGCATGATGCGCGCGCCGTAAGCGCGTTGCGCTTACTTCCTCCGTCGTGAACTGGAACGTGCCGGTCGAGAGCGCCGGCTGCTGCCGCCTGCCAGGCTGATGGCCGACACCACATCGCTGGCCGGGTGGACATTCATCTTCAAAGTCGGGCCGTAGTGCACCACGAAGCTGTTGAGCGCCTCGACGCTGTCGGCTTCGATGATGGCCACGCCGCGAAACGGCGGCTCACCGTTTTGCCAGACGTACTCACCGACGAAGCGGAAGCCCTCGGGTTGTACCTCGTTCCAGTCTAGGCGTTTGGCGATGGCAGCATCCAGTGACGGCCAATTCAACTCGTATTCGGCGACAAAGAGCATGGCTGCACCTCAGGCAGTTGCGTTTGACGGTGAGCGGCGGCGGTTGCGCGCCGGCGACACCACTGGCTGCGAGCGCGCCGCTAGCCACTCGGATGCGGGTTGCCACACGTGCTCGGGCGCGCTGGCGCCGGCAAACACCCCCATGTGCCCGCCCGGCGCCAGACGAAAAGTGGTGTCGGTGCTGCCGACGGCAGCGAGCACGGCGCGCACCGCCGCCGCCGGGGCGATCTGATCGGTGCGCCCGGCGAACACCAGCAGCGCAGCCTTGATGCGGCGCAGGTCGGCGACCTTGCCGCCGAACTTCATCTTGCCCCGCACCAGTTTGTTGCGCCGCATGAAGTCGTGCACGAACTGCAGGAAAGCCCCCTGCGGGTAGGCGATGAACTGGCTTACCCATTGGTTCATCGCGTCGAATCCGTTCATGTATTCGTGATCCCACATGTTCATGAAGAGGTCGGCATAGCGGGTCACGTTCTTCATCGGCGTCAGCAGCCGGAACACCGCGCTCGAGAGGCCGCCGGGGATGTTACCGAGCTGCCGCCCGAGGAACTCGACCTGGCCGCCGCCGAGCTGGGCGGCCCAGGCGAACAGGCCCATCTTGTGCATATCGACCGGTGCGCCGATGGTGACGATGTTGCGCACCGAGTGATCGCGGTTGACCGCCGTGTGCATGAGCGAGAACAGGCCGCCCATGCAGTAGCCGAGCAAGGAGATCTCGCCGGTGCCGGCGTCCCGCTTGACGCTGCCGGCCGCGGCAGGAATCCAGTCGAGCACGTAGTCGTCGAGGGTGACGTAGGCGTCGGCGCTGTCGGGCTCGCCGAAGTCGACGAGATAGACGCAAAAGCCGCGTTCGAGCAGAAACGCCGCCAAACTGCGGCCGGGGTAGAGGTCGAAGATGAACGGCTTCACAATCAGTGGCGGCACCAACAGGATCGGCACGCAGTGGCGCGGGCGGGTAGGCCGGCCGGGCAAGTTGTAGCGGCGCACGGCGAGCTTGTCGCGTTGATAGATCACCTCGTAAGGGGTGCGCCCGACCAGCTTGCTCGGATCACGGATCAGCCACTCGATGCCGTTGACGAAACGCAGCACCGCACGGTTGGCCTCAATTCGCGCCAGGTGCTCGCCGCGTGCCAGCAGGGTGTCGATCATGATCGCCCGCACCGTAGGAAGGGCGCGCGGGCTTGTCAAATACCTCCGGCCGCTAGCGCCGAGCGCGCCGGCGGGGCGGCTGGTCCAGCACTACCGGCGGCAGGTCCTCGCCTTCGCCCGGGCGCAGGGTGAGCACGCGCATGAAGACGTCGGCGAACGAGTGTTCGCGGCCGCGACGCCGGACGCCGATGCCGCGCGCCATGGTCAGCACGATCGCCAGGCGGCCGAGCGATGACAGCACGAAGATGACGTGGTAGCCGCTCTCGCCCAGTAGTAGCATCATGCCGCCGCCTAAGAGCGAGCCGCTGACGATGAACGCGCCGTTGAGCAGATTGTAGAGCGAGAGCACCTGGGCGCGGTTACGATCGCTGGTACAGTCGAGCAGGGTCAGGAAGGTGGCCAGCTCGAAGCCGGCCCAGGCAAAGCCTCCCAGGAGCTGGATGCCGATCAGATAGGCGAAGTTGTTGGAGAGCACCCATAGTGATGCCAGGGGGATGATCAGCACGCCCGACACTTGCAGGGCGCGGCGGTTGCCGTAGACCCGCGCAATTTCGCCCCAGTAGCTCGAGGCCAACACCCGTGCGATCACGATGGCGGCGTTGAGAATGGTGAAGCGAGCGTAAGAGAGATTGAGCGCGTGCAGCATGTAGGGGACGAAATACGCCGCCGAGATGTTGACGACGCCGTTGATCAACACCAGGAAGACAATCAGGCGGCCGTACGACTGGCGGCGGAAGCCGGGTAGCAGCGCGCGGGTCGGCAGGCGCTCGTCCTCGCTGTTCGTGCCCGGATC
It encodes:
- a CDS encoding MFS transporter, encoding MEPAASRLRRSLRASTIDAACHAAMIGFGESYFPAFALLLGATPFEVGVIATVPILAGSAFQLFAAVASHRLGDRRWVIGSAALQAATFLPMVWLARRSGGGYPWLLGWVCLYWILNLGLSPAWNAWMGRMIPPLVRSRYFGRRNVAIHSLIFLSLLAGGFLIDGATRTGLGAAAGFGAAFLLAALSRVMGVYFLTRQHDPGTNSEDERLPTRALLPGFRRQSYGRLIVFLVLINGVVNISAAYFVPYMLHALNLSYARFTILNAAIVIARVLASSYWGEIARVYGNRRALQVSGVLIIPLASLWVLSNNFAYLIGIQLLGGFAWAGFELATFLTLLDCTSDRNRAQVLSLYNLLNGAFIVSGSLLGGGMMLLLGESGYHVIFVLSSLGRLAIVLTMARGIGVRRRGREHSFADVFMRVLTLRPGEGEDLPPVVLDQPPRRRARR
- the recR gene encoding recombination protein RecR: MAMFPAPLARVIQELVKLPGIGEKTATRLAFHLLRGERAPVDVLAAALTALRDEMRLCSVCFAFTAQDPCALCSDPGRSAEQICVVQGPADVVAVDGSGQFRGRYHVLHGSLAPLDGIGPEQLRITELLRRLQDGTVREVILATNPTVEGEATAMYLARLIKPLGVRVTRIAHGLPMGADVEYADTQTLGKALEGRREM
- a CDS encoding alpha/beta fold hydrolase; the encoded protein is MIDTLLARGEHLARIEANRAVLRFVNGIEWLIRDPSKLVGRTPYEVIYQRDKLAVRRYNLPGRPTRPRHCVPILLVPPLIVKPFIFDLYPGRSLAAFLLERGFCVYLVDFGEPDSADAYVTLDDYVLDWIPAAAGSVKRDAGTGEISLLGYCMGGLFSLMHTAVNRDHSVRNIVTIGAPVDMHKMGLFAWAAQLGGGQVEFLGRQLGNIPGGLSSAVFRLLTPMKNVTRYADLFMNMWDHEYMNGFDAMNQWVSQFIAYPQGAFLQFVHDFMRRNKLVRGKMKFGGKVADLRRIKAALLVFAGRTDQIAPAAAVRAVLAAVGSTDTTFRLAPGGHMGVFAGASAPEHVWQPASEWLAARSQPVVSPARNRRRSPSNATA